Within Brachyhypopomus gauderio isolate BG-103 chromosome 4, BGAUD_0.2, whole genome shotgun sequence, the genomic segment tgtgtgagatgtgtggggGGTAGGGGGCTACATTTGTATACACACTTGTCTGATAGAGACAGAAGGGAAGATGCCCAGGCCAGCCAAGCCGTGTGCACCCAGGCGTGTGGTAAGGTTTAATGGGTTCCACAGGAAACAGGCACGGTGTGAATGAGCTGATTGAAGCTCCAGGTGCAGATCCAGAGATTCAGCTCAGGGCCGGCCAGCTTGGCCCAGCCGGAGTGCACCCAAGACCCCACAAAGACAGCCCTCATCCCCCTGCCTGGCTCCAGCGGGCCCTGCCCCCACTCCAGCCTTATCATAAAGGCCCACGGAGGCAGCGGGTGCTGGGGGTAGGGGTACGGATGTGATCCCCCCCCAAAACCACACCGCCCCATTCAGCCCCTGCAAGCTGGAAGGAAGGATGGGGAgactgggggggttgggggggggggcagtgtggggGCGGGTGGACACCAGGTTCTTTCTTTGCCTCTTTTTCATctcgtctctgtgtctctgtcacaGTGCAGGTGTCCCTTTCTggcctctgcctctctccttctttctgttTCTATTTCTTTTCATGAtgccccacacaccacacacatgcgcacacacacacacacaagaccactgaacacacaccaccgcTGACAAACATCCCAGCCCTAATCCATCACAGGCTCGTAGAAACAGACACACgtgcagacaaacacacatacatacacacataatactGGCAGGTTGTGTTCTGTTGCCCTGCAGGTGTCTGGCATGGTGATTGCTCTTTTAATGCACTTTCTCTTTCCTGTCTCTGCTTGTGtataagagcgtgtgtgtgtgtggtgtgtgtgtgtgtgtgtgtgtgtgtgtgtgtgtgtgtgtgtgtgtgtggatgcctTGATACTAATCACGAGTCAGGGAACACCAGTTGCTGTAATTTCCCCACACTTCACATCCTTTCACAAAACAAACCCTGAGCTTCACATCTTTTGCATGGCATCtgtttgtctctttctctgtaacTTCCTCCCAGGGGCAGGTTCCTAGACAGAATGTCAAAAAAGAACGGGACCACTTTGTATGTGCTTGCATGtaggagggagatagagagagagagagagagagagagagagagagagacttaatTGCAACATCAGATCACCCGTGGTCTCTTCCTCATTTGCTCTCTATGGTCCGTGAGCGTGGTCTgctcagagaaagagagactgtgTGATGGTGTAGATCTGTGTGAAGGAAATACTAGAAGACAAACCTATCAGCGCTGGATACAGAAGACCAACTTTTACATTGTACTTGATTCTTTAAGAATTTGTAACGGTTCAAGGTGGAAACTGCGTTGGCCATCAGAAGGGACTGAACATCTCTCTGTGGTCCAGCTGTGGATGGCACGTCTGTGAGCAGATCCGTGGTGTTGTAGACGTGGGGATTTGAGTGGGTACCGGTGCAGCATGAAGCCTGGCTCTACTCTTGGGTGCAGGGAGCAGGGAGAAGGAGCCTTGCAGCAGTTCATGCCCAGAACAGTGAGGCTTACTGGGGCTACGGGATTAGGAGGACCGGGCCTCCAGTGCCGGAGGCCTTCAGGGGCCATACAGACACGCAAAACTCCCCCGGGAGCTCAGCCTGGAGGAGCAGCAGGAGTTGAGACGCAAAATTAACAGCCGGGAACGCAAGAGGATGCAAGACCTTAACTTAGCCATGGACGCGCTGCGGGGAGGTGATGGTGCCCttctcctcctcgccctcctcatcctcaggtGGAGGAGGCGGGATGCAGCACCCTTATCTGCCCCCTGGAGCTTCACCGAAACGGCCGACGCCTCTCCAAGATCTCCACGCTGGTGCTGGCCCGCAACTACATCCTACTGCTCGGCTCCTCCCTCCAGGAAATGAGGCGGTTGCTAGGCGAGGTCAGCATCGGAGTGGGCGTTGGAGGGACTGGGCCACGCCTGCTTCTGACTGGAGGCTGGCCCTTTCTTGCAGGGCCAGGGCAACTTCTGCTCACCCCCTCCCGAGCAGCAGCTTGGTCCGGCCAAGTGCTCTCCACTCCCGCTGACTGGTCCCCCAAGCCCTGGAGGAGACCACAACGTGGGGGCTCGGAGGGGTCTGCAGGGACTTCCGCTTTGCCCGTGCGGGGCATGTAGAGTGCCCAGAGTACTGCATGTCCAACCTACATCACGCTTCCAAAAATGAGTCCAGAACATTAAAGTGGACATTAAGGATTTCAGCTCATAAAAAACCGGGTTTTGATTTCTtccttttgtgtttttgtttccttACTTGTTATATGATTCTAGGTCCTATGACACAATTTTATATTGAATCAttattatatgttatatgtatatgtaataCCAAAACAGCAAAGTATACGGAATGATATTTCAATAACCTTTGTCTAATTTGGTGAAATAAACTCAAGGTGCTATTTGAAAAAATTAGCAAAATATAATTTTTACTACTGTCATCAATATCAGCAGAATAAAAGCAATTTATGATGAAATAAtggatatgtctgtgtgtgtgtgtgtgtgagtgtgtgtgtgtgtgtgtgtgtgtgtgtgtatctgtgtgtgtgtgtgtgtgtgtgtgtatgtgtgtgtgtgtgtgtgtatctgtgtgtgtgggtgtgtgtgtgtgtgtgtgtgtgtgtgtgtgtgtgtgtgtgtctgtgtgtgtatgtgtatgtgtgtgtgtgtgtgcatggtgagtgtgagtgtgaggagtTTGAGAAAAGTGAATATACACCTTCGTGCAGGCTTTTGCCACTTCCACTTTCTTCGCTTTTCTTTGTCATCTTGAGCCCATTttagtgtgcctgtgtgtgtgtgtgtgtgtgtgtgtgtgtgtgtgtgtgtgtgtgtgtgtgtgtgtgtgtgtgtgtgtgtgtgcgcatgtgtgtgtgcgcgtgtgtgtgtgtgtgcgtgtgtgtgtgtgtgtgtgtgtgtgtgcacttgctCCCAAACTCCTCTAAGTGAATGTGCCACCCAGCAGATTGAAATAATTACACGGAGCCTCTCCATGCGGTGAGGAGGTGCAGCGCTCTGCTCTCTGCCACCAGTACTGTGTATTTACTCCACCTCAAACTCCCATTCAGGCCCCGCCAAATAAACCCCTGACATCAAAACCCGTCCCCGTAATTACTGCACTCGccttctcttcctctgctccacctctccctccctccctcccttcttctctccctccctcccttcctctctccctcgctccctcactCGTAGAGGTAAAGGACCGTTTAGTTGGTCCGGTGCGCCGCATATTCATTACGTCGCCCTCACAATGCGTTCAAAACGCCCAGAAAATGTGTTGCCATCAAAAGGAGCTCAGTTTGCCACACCCAGAAACAACGCcagacagaaccccccccccccccccccccccccccccatgtctcCAGAACTCCAACATGCCGCATCCCTGGCGctaaagcacccccccccccccccccctccttttcAAAGGACACAGAAAAGAAGGCAGTGGTGGAAAGAGACCCGAGCCAGATCTCTGCGGCCGGCCGCGAGGACCGTGCGAATGATAATGCCcatcataatcataataataacgATAAAATAGTAGGGACAATCGGCTCGGCGGTAGAGAGGGGGATTAGCCCGGCCGGCCGAGTGAAAGAGGGCAGACAGCTGAAAGGAGGGAGTCTGTTACCCATTGGGTTAGACAAAGGGAGAGGTAGATGCCATTAAGCAAGATTAAGTCTAATAGACCTTGATTTTCTTACAGGGAAAGAAAAGGGCCCAGGGGTATTGAGGAGTGTGGAAGATCAAAGGCGTGGCGTCTTGAGATCCCACTTctgcaagaacacacacacacacatgcacatgcacatgcacactgaAATGCTGTTCTTTATATTTAACATATAGCTGTCTTATGACTCCAACTCAAGTGGATTGCACACTTATTTTTACTCTCTTATTCACTTCAGCAGAgaatctctctccatctctccctgtctctctctctgtgtctctctgcctctctctctctctctctccagctctctcctctctccctgtcttctctctctctctctctctctctctctctctctccctctctctctctctctcctctctctctctctctctctctctctctctctctctctctctctctctctagtgccACAGTGCAGTATTGTCTGGAGGGTGTAAAGGTCTGCACCCCTCTTTGTGCTCATGCTTTAAGTCATCAGTGGTGTGCAGTCCAGCCAAAACAAagacagagcaggagagagcaggagagggtTGGGCCATTGTGATGCGCAACAAGCCCCCGTCACACCGCAACGCTTATATATGACCCGCTCGCTGCGTaaatgcatgcgtgtgtgtgctacgCAAACCTCAAAAATGATCCAAACTGCATTTAAACTATTCTGAactctgtgtgtaagtgttgtgtgtgtgtgtgtgtgtgtgtgtgtgtgtgtgtgtgtgtgtgtgtgtgtgtgtgtgtgtgtgtgcaccgcGCACGCTCGTGTGTAAGCATGCGAGAGCGGCctgaagagagatggagggccATCCATCCTTGGCCGTGGGTGAAAGGGTGATGGTGAGAGGATCTCCACTCCTCCTTTCAGACCCTCCGCGCAGGCTGAGGATTTATCTCCCCCCCCTTCCCCGTCCTTTCTCCCGCCAGCTCTTCAGACTCCCCGTGACTTATAGAGGGTGAGGGAGTCGGCGATATATCACGCAGGCCAGCAGACCAGACATCACCACACATGCGGGAGACAGGACAGCACCGGGCAGACAATGGGTTTCTCAAACTGAAAAGGTGATCTTGTTAAGGCAAGTTCTGTTAATAGGAAGGTCAGATTTAGAGGAATCCCTGTTAAGATGAAAGTTATTCCCACTCCCCATAATTCCATCCTCCCTTTCCAAGCATTCTTTCTGCTTCCACCTTCAAGCCTGTGGAGAAGCTACTTAttgtctcctctcttctcttctcttctcctctgttctctcaGGTTTTTCTCATAGTCATTGGGTGCTACGTGGGTAAGTCTCAGGGATAGGAAATGCTGAGCAATAAATTTGAGCGTGTTACTAAGGTAGGCGGGGCAGAGGGGGGGGCGGTTGGTTGGGCCCCCAGCCCCGGTTCCCACCCCTCTTATTTATATCTTTAACTTAGACCTCCTGTAAGTCCCTCTAGAATCCCGCCTACCTTTCTACAGACCAGCTCAACCCACTATCCTCAGTCTGCTGGGCCTAGTAATGACCCGAGCCATTAACCCTCATCCCTCCcctacacagtctctctctctctctctctctctctctctctcctctctctctctctctctctctctctctctctctctctctctctctctctctctctctctctctctctctctctctctctctctgtttctgacacacacacaggtttccaTACCAGCTCTTCATTACCCCCAAAAGCCCCTGTGACTCATGATTGCTCCATGGTGGCATACCATGGGAAAAAAGTCTGACCTAACACATGAATCCATGTGTAATTAGTATTGACAGTCACTGATGCTTCCACAAAGTATTAAGTACATTGTAGCACTACTAAGATTCATCTTCCTACCATAACGCCAAGCAGTATGCGATTAACACCAGTAGTATTGTTTGTTTAAATATCATGGCAGCATTAAAAGGATATTTATGTATAGAGTTATATAAAGTTATCTAAATATTATGGGGCAATATTATAAAATTACTTGTACATCAGACCATGGACAGTGTGTGATTCTCTGATTTATGAGTTATCCAAAGAGGCTAGAGTGTTTCAGTCTTCAGACTGTCTACTGAGTAAAGAGGAAAGCAAACatgcaccacaccacacacacacacacacacacacacacacacacacacacacacacacacactcaatcattcacgcacgcacacacacacaaacacacacatacacacaatcagTCTACTCTATATCATGAAGagaagggcacacacacacacacacacacacacacacacacaatcatacacgcacgcacacacacacacaaacacacaccatacacacaatcAGTCTACTCTATATCATGAAGAGaagggcaaacacacacagacacacacacacacacacacacacacacacacaaatcatacacgcacgcacacacacacaaacacacacatacacacaatcagTCTACTCTATATCATGAAGAGaagggcaaacacacacagacacacacacacacacacacacacacacacacacacacacacacacacacacagtgtcttgGGTGTCTGTCGGCATGGCAGTGACCTGCTGGCTCCCAGTTTGACCCATTTCCCAGAGTTGGCCCAGGGCAGGAAAGGCAGTTAACACATCAGAGAGCTGGGCCTGTGTTCTCACCCTCCCTTTCCTCCTTCttgcccctctcctgccccgcGCGCCTCGGCCGGGAGGCTGACAGCCAACAggcctctctctttttctcccttccctctctcctctgttctctctcctctcttcttccccctcttttctctttaATTGAGTTGTTTGGCAGACAGGCTTGTCAACCCGCCGCCACATCGTggggagtctgtgtgtgtgtgtgtgtgtgtgtgtgtgtgtgtgtgtgtgtgtgtgtgtgtgtgtgtgtgtgtgtttgtgtgtgtgtgtgtgtgtgtgtgtgtgtgtgtggtgtgtgtgtgtgtgtgtgtgtgtgtgtgtgtgtgtgtgtgtgtgtgtgtgtttgtgtgttgggagACACAGAGCAAGGGTGAGCTGGCCTTTGTGCTCTGCTAGACGGGTTAGTTTTTCACAGTTAGTGCTGCTTGAGTAGTTATTCTacagagcaagagagaaagacagagtgagagggcaagagagagaaaaagaaagagtgagagatagatagagggagacagggagagagagaaagtttcACTGTCAAAAAGTTTTAGAATCTTTTACCATTTCTAGAATAGTACAATATGAACAGTAGCATTTCTAGAACATTTCAACCCAGCCTGCTTGTATTTTCATCAGTGACTGTTTATGGCTAATTACACATGTTCAGGACCTATTAGCAGTATGTCATCAAAGATAAATTACACTTGCACATAAGCATTAGAGAATATAACCATAACAAGTGGTAATGTTCAGAAATATTGTTcagaaagattttttttttaacagcagTATTTTagtaaacatttttaaatggtTTGCATAATTTGATTATGATACACACCTAAACAAATGGGTGATGATTTTGTCAGTTTGATTCCATACATAATTTACTCTATAttaaaaatgaaattaaaagttaaaaattTCATTTAACGGTGTGCTTTTTGAAGCAGTCTAAATTAAGTAGTACGTTACTTCACACTATACTGCAGACAGACATACTGTATAAAGAGTCATTTTTTTGTGGGGGCTATATTTTCTTAGTAGATTTCTTAAATAAATTCATACATAATGATTCCAATGTGTATTATTGTATCATATTTCAGTTTTATTTCAGTGGAACCAACTTCATAaatgactttgtcttttaactAATCATGATTCATCATAGTGAATTCAGAATGGCAGAAGTTTAGTACAGTTTAGTATTTAGTGAATCTCCAGTCTCCATGAGTTTACTCTGCAGGTCCATCTCCTTTACaagttttggagagagagaaaaacagagagagtgtgtgtgagagagagagagagagaaagagagagagagagagagagagagagaatgctatAAAGGCAACCTAGCAAAAGCTATCTATCTTAATTTCCTACAAGGACTTCCAAATTGGCATTAGTTATATATCTCACTTCACTTCAAGAGGTAACCAAATATAATAAGTATTGGTACTTAAGAGCATCGTAAACAGTGTGTATGAACTAGAAACAAATCAATCaaacaggggtgagtttcccgaaacgttcttagtgctaagtacttcttaacctcacgtttcatacgaggttacgaagtacttagcgctacgaacgtttcgggaaacccaccccagcaCCTTTACAATTAGATTTGACGTCTTGTGCTGAAAGTCTAGCAAATAACTGAGACATGGTTGCAGTGATTTTAAATGTCTGTGTAGACTAAACAGATATATACTCTATAAATGCTGTAGAGTCAAAATTTTGCAAATTAGATACATTTATTACTTGTAACAATAATTTTGAAAAGTTGTGTTATTTGTAACAATATAAATATGGATAATAAATTTGACTATGCTTTTAACCATTTTAATTTGAACataaaaatgtacattttgagcctattttaatgtaattaaataaaaatacacatttgaaaatacattttatttaaattatattatattaggTAAGTGTTAGGTATTACGGTATTACAGTCTGATTTAAACATATAAAACAGGATACAGTATTTTTATCAGTAAGAACTGATTCAAATATACTGAAAAATACTGAAACATCTTTACATACCAAGACAAaaacacttttcacttttcacTTTTTCATTAATgcttcttttttgttttgcatttaacAAGAATATATTGACCTATAATTCAATGAGTAATTATACAAATTAAAAGTGATTTTAAAGAAATCACAGTATAGTGCATTTTTCTGTGTCTATACTTTCAGTGCATTACTAATGTGTGCACATGTCtcatctgtgtgtggtgtgtgtgtgtgtgtgtgtgtgtgtgtgtgtgtgtgtgtgtgtgtgtgtgtgtgtgtgtgtgtgtgtgtgtgtgtgttgcgtggtGACTGATGCTGTCCTgcccttctccttctcccttgTGCACTCTG encodes:
- the olig1 gene encoding LOW QUALITY PROTEIN: oligodendrocyte transcription factor 1 (The sequence of the model RefSeq protein was modified relative to this genomic sequence to represent the inferred CDS: deleted 4 bases in 4 codons), with translation MKPGSTLGCREQGEGALQQFMPRTVRLTGATGLGGPGSSAGGLQGPYRHAKLPRELSLEEQQELRRKINSRERKRMQDLNLAMDALREVMVPFSSSPSSSSGGGGGMQHPYLPPGASPNGRRLSKISTLVLARNYILLLGSSLQEMRRLLGEVSIGVGVGGTGPRLLLTGGWPFLAGPGQLLLTPPEQQLGPAKCSPLPLTGPPSPGGDHNVGARRGLQGLPLCPCGACRVPRVLHVQPTSRFQK